The Chryseolinea soli nucleotide sequence CATCCTCGTAACCCAAAGAATCGGCAATGGCACCGCTGGAGGTTGCCAGGGCGTCAAAGCCATTTTTTTCGATGAGTTGTGCGCTTTTTGCATTCCAGGCATTGGGAATAACCAATGGCTTTGTGCCGTGGTGCAAATCCAGAAATCTTTCGTAGTCGTTTATCTGAGCGGTGGCATTCCCAGTCACGCTTGTCGTATCGTCCTTGCCGTTCATTTTTCTTGTGGTTTAATTTTATCGTGAATAATAAATAACAAATGTATTCCTCGACGCTGCCGGGGCCCGGGTGTAAAGTGGACATTGTCGCGGGTAGATTTGGACAAAGTGACCGCGCGCTTTATTCAGCAGCTCACGCGAAGAAGGAAATGGTTATTGCCTATCGTTGAACGAAGTCCGGGTGATGGACAAAGGTCGGAAGTGACATCTGAAGATTGTTAGGATGGTGATGCTGGACAATTGCGTTACGGCGGCGGGCGCACGTTTTGTTCACGCGTCAACTGTGGGTTTCAGATCTCACTCTTTTTCCAAACTCCTCCCAATCAAAGCCTGTCTCAATCCGGTTATGCCTCAGGGCCGGGATTTGTGTGGTAATCAACATGGTAACACCCTCAAGATCCACCCGGTGATGCTGCGGGATTTGTTGTTTGATCGCTTTGACCATTTTGAATTTCGCATCGGGGAAGAAATCTTGTATGGTTTTTTTGAGTGTGTTGATGTTATTCATGCCATACATCAGGACCAGCTTGGGCTTGTAGGTGCTGATGTTGGAAAGGATGCTGTGCATGCGATGTTCATAAACATGTGCCTCATATAATTCACGGCTTTTTAAAAACCCAAGTTCCGGCATGTCGAGCCAGCTATAGTACCAGGCATGATTGTGCGGACTCGGCAGCGGATATAACTGGATCAACGCCTCGTTGTGCGACGATGGCGATAAAAAGTTATGTTGCTGGTAGGCGAGGAGGTCAGGTAATTTTTCCGCTTTGTAGCCGTGCACAAAGGCGATGAGATTTTTCCAAACGCCATGTTGCACGGCGTTGCTCTCGAAGCGGTATTGATGGCGGTTGGTGAACAGATTTTTTTTCGGACCATCCCACCGGATGGCGACATGCCGGTAGAGCTCGCGGACGTCGCAGAGTTCGCCACCCGTTTGTGCATGCACCCTGCCAAAATAGTTAACCTTGTCGGCTACTTCCTCGGGCACCTCGCCGCCACCTTCTTCATAGCCAATAAACCAGAACGGGGCCTGCCACGAGCCATAGCCGTAAAAATTGTCGATCCAATGTTTGAGTGCTTTTTCTTCGATGACCATACGATGTGAAAGATAGATTAAAATTATGGACAGCCATCCGGTGTCATGATCAGGGAGCAGATCGGTTTGGGATTGTTTCGTCAGGTGTATTTCAACGTCCATTTTTCAAACAACGCCCAAAAGCTTCGGTGCTAATTTACATCGTCAATCGGGCAAAATGCGAGGGTGATGTTAAATTGAATACATACTTACGGAATCCTTAATATTGTATTGATTGTCAATATATTATATTGATAACAGGAGAGGGCGGAATGGATGCATTAAAGTTTCCTGCAATTCCTCGGAAGGGCCGTTTGTATCGCTTATTTTACAAGATATTTCCACAATCTCGCTGTATGTCATTAACAGAGGCGTCAAATGGAACTTCTGATCGAAGACTGCCCTGGTGGACCTGGGTAGTACCGTTGCCGATTTTTTTCCTCGGCACGCTGATCTCGTTGGAAGCAAAAATCACTACCGGCACGGCACTGCTTTACCTCCCGTTGGCCTTTGGCTTAACGTTGGCGTATTGGTGGGGACCAAGAGTGTTGCCTGCATTCTATTTGAATGCAAGCGGTTGTGCAGGCCTGTGGGGTCTGAGCCGGGTAGAGCTATGGGCCGTATACGGTTTGCCGGAAACTGTATTTGTCGCCCTTTCCTGGTTGTTTTTTGTAAAGATCGCTTCGGGAAAAATCTGGTTGCCCGATACCAAGCAAATGATCTACTTCCTGATTACCGGGATCGTGTTCCCGCTGGTGATCTACAAGTTCATGCTGGAAAGCATTTTCATGTTGGCCGGCGACGCTCCGGAGGAGAACTATTGGAATCTGCTGATTACGACAGGTTTCGGAGACTTCATATCTACATTCTGCGTGTCGCTGCCCTTGCTTCACTTTCTTACGCCATGGATGGCAAAGCGCGAATTACTTCTTCATCGCGAAAAAATTGAGCACCTGTCGCAGTATTCACGGCTCCGGAAAATGCAATGGCTGGAACTTCTCACGGTTGCCGTCATGGCCTCGGTCATCAACCTGTTCCTGGATTTTATAGACTACTGGTTTCTGAATGGAATACTGTCGCTCTATGTCGCGATGCGTTTTGGTTTTGGCGCCACGGTGCTGATGAATTCCTATATGCTCATCATCACCTACATGGTCCCGGCGGTCATCCACCACGGTTTTCTTCCACACTTTGCCGAGAGCCAGATGCTGAGAACACAATTGGGTACGGCACTTTTGTATGTGTTCACGATCATCACCGGCCGGCTTGTTTCGGACATGAGGCTCAGCGAAGCGCGATTGAATGAGCGGAACGATGAGCTCAATCAGATGAACAGCGAATTGGACCGATTTGTCTATAGCGTGTCGCACGACCTGAGCGCTCCACTGAAATCGATCCTTGGGCTGGTATCCATCAGCCGGCTGACTACCGTGGAAAACGAGCATCGGCTCCATTTTGATCTGATTGAAAGAAGCGCCTACAAGCTGGAGGCATTTGTGGCGGAGGTATTGGATTACTCCCGGAACCGAAGAACGGAAGGGGCACACGAACCCGTGAACCTGAAAGACCTGTCGCAGGAAGTTTTTCAAAACCTGCAGTTCGCGGATGGCTTTAACGAGATTGCATTCGAGGATGCCGCGATAAAACACGAATGGGTGATCAGCGATCGCAGCCGGTTGAAAATGATCCTTCAAAACCTTTTGAGCAATGCCATCAAATTCAGAAATAAAACGGGCAAGCCATTCATCCGGTTATCTACACAGGTGAAGGACGAGAAATTGATGTTTTCCATTGAAGACAACGGTGAAGGAATCAGGCCTGAACTAAAGGCGAAGATCTTCGATATGTTTTTTCGGGGCAGTCATCGGTCCGAAGGTTCAGGCCTTGGTCTCTACATCGCCCGCGAGGCCGCAAAGAAAATTGACGCCGCGATCGAAGTGAGCTCGACGTATGGAGAGGGGTCTGTTTTCACGATTGCACTATCGGCTTCCATTTTGCCCGCGCCGGCAGGATCGCAGAAGTCCGTTCCCGTTACCCAGGATTGATTTGCAATTCGAATTATCAATATAAAAATTGCCGTTTGTATGGAGCACCTGGATGACGAAGGTCAATATTTAGCGGAAAGGGCTTCCCTGTTTTTCGAGTTCCTGGACACCAATGAACTCCTGACCATTTTCCCCTATCGCAAGGAAGCCTGGGCGGATCTTCAGAAAATGGTGGAGGCAGGAAGCAAACGAAGACTGAGGATATTAAATAATAGTATCGATGAGATGTTGATTGGCCCTCCCAACAGTCTGGGACTGGACTTCCGCTATGAAATACTGCGTTTGTTCGACGAAAAATTAGGAGAAGGCCACAACGCCCTGATCCATAAAATGATGGCGGTCTATGATAAGATCATCGAAAAAGGAACCATCGATTCACGCAACCTGATCAACACCGCCATCGCGATCCTAAACAGCGAAATGCTTGCGTTGAGCCCCGAACAAAAGGAAGGACTGAAAGAAATCATAAATCAATCGGTGATGAAACGGTAGTGGAAGGATCGGGCATGAGGGTGTGGAGTCAGTAGCCAGTAGTTAATACTCAGTAATCATTTGTTAGTAGTAGTTGCCAGTAGCGGGTTGCCTGAGGATCGCGGAGACGGAAAAATTTCTAGTACCGGCTGCCGGCTACTGAACACCAAGCACCAATATCATCCTGGCCCCTGGATTTTGGCTACTGACTACTGGCTACTGACTACTGGCTACTGAATACCGAATCCCCAAATTCTATTCGCTCCTCAACGACTGCGCCGGATTCATCATCGCCGCCCGTACACACTGATACCCGATCGTCAGCAACGCAATCACCAAAGCAATTCCTCCCGCCAGCACATAGACACTGAAACCAATCGTGGCCCGATAAGTATAGCTCTGTATCCACCATTGCACCCCATACCACGCTACGGGCGTACTGACGACAAAAGCAATGAGCACCAGCTTGCCATATTCCCTCGAGAGCAAGAATACTATGCTGTTGACGGAAGCTCCAAGCGTTTTCCGTATGCCGATCTCTTTGGTGCGCTGTTCGGCCGTGAAAGCGGCCAATGCAAACAAGCCCAGGCAGGCAATGATGATCGCCAGACCAGCAAAGACGCCGAATATGCTCGCCAGTCTTTTTTCGGCGTCGTACATTTTTCCATAGTCTTCGTCCAGGAAACTGTATTCAAAAGCATCTCCCGGCGCAAGTTTTTTCCAGTGGGCTTCAATATTGTCCAGTACGGCCTGTGTGCTTTTGCTCTTGAAGCGGAAGGCCACATAGCCGTTGGAACGTT carries:
- a CDS encoding ATP-binding protein, which gives rise to MSLTEASNGTSDRRLPWWTWVVPLPIFFLGTLISLEAKITTGTALLYLPLAFGLTLAYWWGPRVLPAFYLNASGCAGLWGLSRVELWAVYGLPETVFVALSWLFFVKIASGKIWLPDTKQMIYFLITGIVFPLVIYKFMLESIFMLAGDAPEENYWNLLITTGFGDFISTFCVSLPLLHFLTPWMAKRELLLHREKIEHLSQYSRLRKMQWLELLTVAVMASVINLFLDFIDYWFLNGILSLYVAMRFGFGATVLMNSYMLIITYMVPAVIHHGFLPHFAESQMLRTQLGTALLYVFTIITGRLVSDMRLSEARLNERNDELNQMNSELDRFVYSVSHDLSAPLKSILGLVSISRLTTVENEHRLHFDLIERSAYKLEAFVAEVLDYSRNRRTEGAHEPVNLKDLSQEVFQNLQFADGFNEIAFEDAAIKHEWVISDRSRLKMILQNLLSNAIKFRNKTGKPFIRLSTQVKDEKLMFSIEDNGEGIRPELKAKIFDMFFRGSHRSEGSGLGLYIAREAAKKIDAAIEVSSTYGEGSVFTIALSASILPAPAGSQKSVPVTQD